The Rhodococcus antarcticus DNA segment GACCGCCATCGTCAGGTCGTGCCAGGGGGCCCGGGGTCCGTACCGCGCGTCCATGGGCTGCTGCTGCGGGTCCCCGCGGTGCTCGGCGTCGTCGCGCCGGCTGTGGCTGAGGTCGATCCCACCGACGTAGGCCACCGCCCCCGCCGGCGCGGCCCGCTGCAGGAGCAGCAGCTTCTGGTGGTGCGAGCCGAAGCGCCGCACCCGCTGGTCGAGCAGGGCCTCGGCGCCGGCCTCGTTGAGCTCGGCGCCCAGGCGCTGGTTCTGCTGCGCGCTGAAGGACATGTGGTCGGAGTGCGACCTCCACAGCAGTCCGCGCACCTCGACACCCCGCCGGGCCGCCCCGCACAGCAGCTCGTGCACGGTGGGTCCGTCGGCGGCGAGCCGCTCGTCCCCGTCGCCGCGCCAGTCCGTGAAGTAGATCTGGTCGCCCGCCCGCAGGTCGGTGACCTGCTCGAGCACCCGGCGGAAGTAGTGCGCCCCGTGGACCACCGGTTCGACGGCGTTGCCGGTGGTCCACCCGTGGCCCGTGGCCTGGGAGGTCAGCCTCGTGTGCGGGTTGCCGCGCTCGGTCGCGCTCAGGAACCAGCGCGCCGGAGCAGCGTCCTCGTGCGGGGGGGTCATGGCTGGTCAGCGTAGGCAGGCGGGCCCGCGACCGGGAGCCCGGGACCGCAGGTAGGATTCGGGGCGACGTGCCATCCGGAGCAGCAGCCTGGGCGGTCCAGCGGGGCCACCTACGACGCCCGGCGGGGTGCCCGTTGACCGGCACCGGTTCACACCGGCGTGCTCCTGCGTGTCGCCGACACGGTCCTGGTCGTTACCCTCCCGGTGGCGGCGCAGGTCTGACCACGACCCCCGGGAAGGAACGACCGTGCTGATCGGTGTGCTCAAGGAGGCTCGGCCCGGCGAGACGAGGGTGGCCGCCACTCCAGCGACGGTGGTGCAGCTGCAGAAGCTCGGTTACGCGGTGGTGGTCGACGCCGGGGCCGGTGAGGCGTCGACCTTCACCGACGCCGCCTACGCGCAGGCCGGCGCGACGACCGGTGACGCGGCGCTGGCCGACGTGGTCCTCGGGGTGAACGCACCCTCGCCCGACCAGCTCGACCGGCTCCGCCCCGGAACCACGCTGGTGAGCCTGCTCAGCCCCGCCCTGGACGCCGAGCTGGTCGCCGACCTGGCCCGGCGGCCCATCACGGCGCTGGCCATGGACGCGGTGCCGCGCATCTCCCGCGCCCAGTCGATGGACGTGCTGTCGTCCATGGCCAACATCGCCGGCTACCGCGCCGTCGTCGAGGCCGCCCACGTCTTCGGCCGCTTCTTCACCGGCCAGGTCACCGCAGCGGGCAAGGTTCCGCCGGCGAAGGTGCTCGTGTGCGGCGCCGGGGTCGCCGGCCTGGCCGCGATCGGGGCGGTCGGTGCCATGGGCGCGGTGGTCCACGCCACCGACCCGCGGCCCGAGGTGGCCGACCAGGTGAAGTCCCTGGGCGGGCAGTACCTGGCCGTGGAGACCCCCGAGGTGACCGACGAGGGGCCCGGCACCGGCTACGCGAAGGAGATGGGCACCGACTACGCCGCCCTCGCGGAGGCGCTGTACGCGAAGACCGTGCCGGACATGGACATCGTCATCACCACCGCGCTCATCCCCGGCCGGCCGGCGCCGAGCCTGCTCACCGCCGAGATGGTCGCCTCGATGAAGCCCGGCTCGGTCATCGTCGACATGGCCGCGGCCAACGGGGGCAACGTCGCGGGCACCGTCAAGGGCGAGGCCGTGGTCACCGGGAACGGTGTCACGATCATCGGCTACACCGACCTGGCCGGCCGCCTGCCCGCCCAGGCCTCACAGCTCTACGGCACCAACCTGCTGAACCTGGTCAAGCTCATGACCCCGCGCGGCGACGGTGAGCTGGTGCTCGACCACGAGGACGTCGTGCAGCGGACCATCACCGTGGTCCGCGACGGTGAGCTGATGTGGCCGCCCCCGCCGGTGCAGGTCTCGGCCGCGCCTGCTGCCGTGTCCCCGGCGAAGGCCCCCGTGGTGGCCGAGCCGAAGGTCCCCGCCTCGCTCGCGCGCCGGCTCACCGTGGTCACCGTCGCCGCCCTGGTGCTCGGGCTGCTGGTGGCCGTGGCCCCGCCCGCGCTGCTGGGGCCGCTGACGGTGTTCGCCCTGGCGATCGTGGTCGGCTACTACGTCATCGGCAAGGTGCACCACGCGCTGCACACCCCGCTGATGAGCGTCACCAACGCCATCTCCGGCATCGTCGTCGTGGGGGCGGTGCTGCAGATCGGCAGCGGCAGCACCCTGGTGACGATCGTGTCGTTCTTCGCGGTGCTGCTGGCCAGCATCAACGTCGTCGGCGGCTTCGCCGTCACCCGCCGGATGCTCGCCATGTTCAGCCGAAGCTGAGCGGGCTGTGAGAATGAGGAACCCACGATGACCATCCAGACCGCTGCGTCCGCGGCGTACATCGTCTCCGCGCTGCTGTTCATCCTGGCCCTCGCCGGGCTCTCCAAGCACGAGAGCGCCACCCTGGGCAACGGGTTCGGCATGATCGGCATGGCCGTGGCCCTGGTGGCCACCGTCGTGCTGGCGATCGACCGTGGCCTGTCCGGCCTGGGCCTGGGCCTGCTCCTGCTGGCCACCGCCATCGGTGCCGCGATCGGCATCGCCCGGGCGCGCTCGGTCGAGATGACGGGCATGCCCGAGCTGATCGCCCTGCTGCACTCCTTCGTCGGCATGGCCGCCGTGCTCGTGGGCTGGAACGGCTACCTCGAGGTCGAGGCCCACCCGGACGGGGCCGAGGCCGCCGCGCTCGACGCCATCGGCACGCTCGGCATCCACCACGGCGAGGTCTTCATCGGCGTCTTCATCGGCGCGGTCACCTTCACCGGCTCGATCGTGGCCTACGGCAAGCTCTCCGGGCGGATCAGCTCCACCCCGCTGGTGCTGCCGGGCAAGAACCTGATCAACGTCGGGGCCCTGGTCGCCTTCGTCGTGCTCACCGCGTGGTTCGTCGTGTCCCCGGCGCTGTGGCTGCTGGTCGCCATGACCGTGGTTGCCCTGGCGCTGGGCTGGCACCTCGTGGCCTCGATCGGCGGGGGCGACATGCCGGTGGTGGTGTCAATGCTGAACAGCTACTCGGGCTGGGCGGCGGCGGCCTCGGGCTTCCTGCTGGAGAACAACCTCCTCATCATCACCGGGGCGCTGGTCGGGTCCTCGGGTGCCTACCTCAGCTACATCATGTGCACGGCCATGAACCGCTCGTTCTTCTCCGTGATCGCCGGTGGCTTCGGCATCGTGGCGGCGGGTGGCGACGACACCGACTACGGCGAGCACCACGAGATCACCGCCGAGGGTGTGGCCGAGCTGCTGTCCGACGCCGAGCGGGTCATCATCGCGCCGGGGTACGGCATGGCCGTGGCCCAGGCGCAGCACGGCGTGGCCGACCTGACCCGGCTGCTGCGCGCCCGCGGCGTCGACGTGCGCTTCGGCATCCATCCCGTCGCGGGCCGTCTCCCCGGGCACATGAACGTGCTGCTCGCCGAGGCCAAGGTGCCCTACGACATCGTCCTCGAGCTCGACGAGATCAACGACGACTTCGCCGAGACCGACGTCGTCCTCGTCATCGGGGCCAACGACACCGTGAACCCGGCCGCGGCCGACGACCCGACGAGCCCCATCGCGGGGATGCCGGTGCTGACGGTGTGGGACGCCAAGCACGTCGTGGTGTTCAAGCGGTCGATGGCGCCGGGCTACGCCGGCGTGCAGAACCCGCTGTTCTTCCGGGACAACACGTCGATGATCTTCGGTGACGCCAAGGACCGGGTCGAGGACATCCTGCGGGCGCAGGTGCCGGCGCGCGTCGGCTGACCCGTCCCGCCCGGGTTCGCGCTACGGCGTCGACACCGTCGGTGTCGGGAACCCGCCGACCGCCTGCTCGAAGGTGTGGGCAACGCGCAGCACGGTGGCGTCGTCGTGCTGGTTCCCGATGATCATCATCCCGGTGGGCAGGCCGTTGACCAGACCGGCGGGAACGCTGCAGGCGGGGTGCCCGGTCACGTCGGTGACGCAGGTGTTGGCGATCATCTCCAGGGCGCGAGGGATGACCTCCTCGCGCGGGGCGTCCGGCTTCGGCAGCAGCGTGGCCTGCAGCGGCACGGTCGGCATCACGAGCACGTCGTAGCGGGACAGCGCCTCGTCGTAGGCCCTGCGGAGCTCGATGGCCAGGTTCTGCGCCATGGCGTAGTGCTTGCCCTGGTAGCGGTTCATGGCGTACCGGCCGGTGAGCAGGACCAGCTTGACCGTCTCGGGGAACTGGCTGCCGTCGGCGCGCCAGCGGCTGCCGTAGTGCTCGACGACCTCCGGGTCGTAGAGGCCCTTCCAGCTCATCCCGTAGCCGTTGCCGTCCACCATCTGCGCCGTCGGGCCCTCCACGGCGATGACGTCCCAGATCTTGGCGCCGTGCAGGTGCCAGGGGATCGACACCTCCTCGGCGCTGAGCCCGGCGCCGACGAGCGTGTCGACTGCTGCGCGGACCGCGTCGTTGACGCCCTGCTCGGCGTTCGCCTGGGCGAACCCCTCCGCCACGACACCTATCCGCAGCCCCTCGGCGCCGCGGGTGATCGCGGCCGGGTAGTCCACCGGCACGAGGTCGCGGGGCTGGCGGGGATCGAGCCCGTCGGGCCCCGCGATCACGCTCAGCACGAGCGCGGAGTCGGCCACGGTGCGGGTGATGGGGCCGACGTGGTCGATCGTCGCCTCGATGGGGAACGCGCCGGTGTAGGGGACCAGGCCCCAGGTCGGCTTGTGGCCCACGGTGCCGCTGTAGGCGCTGGGGATGCGGATGGAGCCGCCCTGGTCGCCACCGGTGGCCACGTCCACGATCCCCGCCGCCACCAGGGCGGCGCTGCCCGAGGACGACCCGCCCGCCGAGCGCGTCTCGTCCCAGGGGTTGCGGACGGCGCCGGTGCGCGAGGTGTGCGAGCCGCCGGAGAAGCAGAGGTCCTCGCAGGCCGACTTGCCCACGATGGTGCCGCCAGCCGCGAGCACCCGGCTGACGATGGTGGCGTCCCGCAGGGGTGTGTAGCCCTCGATCGTGGCCGAACCGTTCATCATCGGCACGCCGGCCACCGCGGTGTTGTCCTTGACCGCCACGGTCTTCCCCGCGAGCGGACCCTCGCCCGAGCCGGTGATGGAGGTCTTCACGTACCAGGCGTTGTACGGGTTGTCGGCCGCCTCGGGCCGCGTCCAGGTCCGCTCGGCCATCGTGGGAACCGACGCGGCGTAGAGCTCCTCGACCACGTCCCAGGAGGCGAGCAGCCCGGTCACCATCGGCGCGAACGACTCCAGGTCGGATCCCGACAGGCCGAGCCGGTACTGCTGGTTGACCGCATCGAGGGCGGCGTCATCGGGCGGGTCGACGGGCATCCGGGCTCCTGACTGCGGGTGGTGACGACGCTAGGCACCCGGCCCACACCCCGTCAACGGGTCGATACCTCCCACCCGAGCCCGTGCTCGAGGGCGTGGGCCACCTCGAGCAGCTGCTGGTCGGCCCGGTGTGCTCCGACGACCTGCAGGCCGACGGGCAGCCCCTCGGGTGTCCGGCCGGCGGGCAGGGACAGGGCGGGCAGCCCGGTGGCGCTGATCAGGGTGCAGGACCGCATCCACCCCAGGTAGTCGGCCTGCGCAGTGCCGTCGACGACGGTGGGGTACTCGGTGTCGACGTCGAACGGGACGACCTGGGTGGTGGGGGCGAGCAGGACGTCGTACCGGGTGAAGAAGTCCGCGACCGCGACGTGCAGCCGGGTGTGGGCGGCCTCGGCCCGGGCCAGGTCGGTCCCGTCGAGCCGCCGGCCGGCCGCGACGTTGCCGTGGATGGTCTCCTTGACGAGCGCGGGGTGGGCGTCGACGACCGGGCCCAGCGACGCGGCGAACAGCCACGCCCGCAGCACGGTGAACACCTCGTCGGCCTCGTCGAGGTCGGGGCACGCCTGCTCGAGCTCCCCGCCGAGGGCGAGGACGAGGTCGGGGACACCGGTGAGGGCGTCGCGGACCGCGGCGTCGACCGGGATCCGCCCGCCGAGGTCGGGTGCCCACGCCACCCGCAGACCGGTGAGATCCTCCAGGACCGGTCGGGTGAACGACGCTCCGAGCTCGGGCAGCGAGAGCGGGGCTCGCGGGTCCGGACCGGCGAGGACGGAGAGTCCCAGGGCGACGTCGGCCACGGTGCGGCCCAGCGGCCCCTGCACCGAGAGCGTCGAGAAGCCCAGCGCCGTGGGGAACGTCGGCACCCGGCCGGGGCTGGGCCGCAGCCCGACGACCCCGCAGAACGCGGCCGGGTTGCGCAGCGAGCCACCCATGTCCGAACCCTCGGCCAGGGCGACCATCCCGGTGGCCAGTGCGGCTGCGGCCCCGCCGCTGGACCCACCGGCGCTGCGGCTGGGGTCGTGCGGGTTGCGGGTGGGCCCGAACAGCGTGTTGGTGGTGTGCGAGCCCGCCGCGAACTCCGGGACGTTGGTCTTGCCGACCCGCACAGCACCCGCCGCGCCCATCCGCGCCACCACCAGCTCGTCCTCGGTCGGCACCAGGTCGCGGTGCACGGGCGAGCCGAAGGTGGTGCGCATCCCCGCGGTGAGGTGCGTGTCCTTGTGCGCCACCGGCAGGCCGTGCAGCGGTCCGACGGCCGCACCGTGGGCGAGGGCCTCGTCAGCGGCGGCCGCTGCTGCCGTGGCCCCCTGGACGTCCAGGGTCACGAGCGCGTTCACCGTCGGGTTGAGGCGGTCGACCCGGGCCAGGTGCGCGGCGAGGAGCTCGCGGGCGGAGACCTCACGGGCGCGCACCATCCCGGCCAGCCGGGTCGCGGGCAGCAGGCACAGGTCGTCGTCCGGCAGCGTCATCCCTTGATGGTGCAGCACGCGGTCTCGTCGCGGCTCGATCGCCGCACCCCGGCACGCGACCGGGCCACGAGGGGTGGACGACCTGACCACCACCGCACCCACGACCGATCAGGCGGTTCCGCACCGACGCGTCCGTGCTCACCCCGTCGCTGGGGACACCGGAGGCGCCGTGCCCGACCGTGGTGGCGGCCCCCTGGGGCGCGACCGGTGCCACGTCCGCGCCGAGTGGTGCCCGGCGTCGACGCCGCAGCTCGGGGGCCCGCCCTACGAACCGTTGGCCGTCGCGCGGCGCAGGCTCGCCCGCATCGTCTCCAGGGTCAGCGCGAAGTGCGCCTGGGCGCAGCGGCCGGCGACCTCGGCGTCCCCGCGGACGACGTGTCCCACCAGTGCGGCGTGCTCGTGGGTGGCCTGCTCGACGAAGCCTGCCTCGTAGGGCTCCGAGCCGAAGCCGAGGGTCGCGGCTGCGGTGAGGTGGGCCGACAGCAGGGTCAGGTGGGGGTTGCGGGCTGCGGCGCCGATCAGGCCGTGCAGCCTGCGGTCCCAGGTCCGGGCCTCGATCATCGACGTCGCGCGGCGAAACTCCGCCATGGCGTCGCGCATCATCGTCACGTCCTCCGCGGTACGCCGCTCCGCCGCCGCGCGGGCGATCATCCCCTCGACCATGCAGCGGTAGTCGAACAGGTCGACCAGACGGGGGAGCTCCACCTCCAGCGTCCGGCGTGCGGCCTCGGGGGCGATGTCCTCCCAGGCGACGGCCGCGACGAAGCTGCCGCCGCTCCGACCGCGGCGCACGTCGAGCAGACCGAGGTCGGCGACCCGGCCCAGCGCCTGGCGCAAGGTCACCCGGCTGACGCCGAGGCGCTCGGCGAGCTCGCGCTCGGGGGGCAACCGCTCCCCGGGTGAGTACGCGCCGACGGCGATCGCGGTGACCAGGCGGTCGGCCAGGGACGAGACCAGCGACGTCGGGTGCAACCCGCGGCGGCCGGCTTCCTCGGCGGTCATCGGGGAAGTCTATCCGCGTCGGCCCGAAAGGTATTGGCAGGAGACCTTTGGCGTGCTCTAGTACCCCGGTACCCCTGACCGGAGAGGCGTCCCATGGCCACCACGCGCGATCCGCGGTTCCCCGACGCGACCACGACCGGCACGGTGGAGACACGTGGCGGGCAGACCTGGTACCGCGTCACCGGTGAGCTGGGGAGCTCCGACAGGGCCCCCGTCGTCGTCCTGCACGGTGGCCCCGGCGTGGGCCACAACTACACGCTCATGATGGCCAACCTCGCCTCCGACGGCCGTGCCGTCGTCCACTACGACCAGATCGGGTGCGGCGGCAGCACCCACCTGCCCGATGCCCCGGCCGACTTCTGGACCGTCGACCTGTTCGTCGAGGAGCTGCGCTGCGTGGTCGACGCGCTCGGGATCAGCGACCGGTTCCACCTGCTCGGCCACTCCTGGGGCGGGATGCTCGGCCCTGAGGTGGTCCTCGCCGATCCCACCGGCATCGCCAGCCTCTCCATCTGCGACTCGCCGGCCAGCATGGGGCTCTGGCTGGAGGCGGCGGCCCGCCTGCGGGACGAGCTCCCCGCCGCCGTCGCGGCCACGCTGGGAACGCACGAGGAGGCCGGGACGACCGACACCGCCGAGTACGCGGGCGCGATGGAGGTCTTCTACGACCGGCACGTGTGTCGTACGGTGCCCAACCCGACCGAGGTGAAGGACTCCTTCGACCAGCTCGCGGCCGATCCGACCGTCTACCACACGATGAACGGACCGAGCGAGTTCCACGTGGTCGGATCGTTGAGGGACTGGACGATCGTGGGTCGCGTCGGCGGCATCGGCGTCCCGACGCTGGTCGTCTCGGGGGCACACGACGAGGCGCAGCCCGACACGTGGGCGCCCTACGTCGAGGGCATCCCCGACGTCCGAACCCACTTCTTCGCCGAGTCCAGCCACATGCCGCACGTCGAGGAGCCCGAGGCGTTCCTCGACGTCGTCGGGTCGTTCCTGCGCCAGCACGACTGACCCGGCACGACGCACCAATCGCCCTCCGCCCCGCACCGTTCGAGCAGGAACACAGAAGGAGTCCCGTGACCGAGACCCGCCCCACCTCCGGCGTGGAGGAGTTCGGCTACAAGCAGGAGCTGCGCCGAGGAATGTCA contains these protein-coding regions:
- a CDS encoding amidase, whose product is MTLPDDDLCLLPATRLAGMVRAREVSARELLAAHLARVDRLNPTVNALVTLDVQGATAAAAAADEALAHGAAVGPLHGLPVAHKDTHLTAGMRTTFGSPVHRDLVPTEDELVVARMGAAGAVRVGKTNVPEFAAGSHTTNTLFGPTRNPHDPSRSAGGSSGGAAAALATGMVALAEGSDMGGSLRNPAAFCGVVGLRPSPGRVPTFPTALGFSTLSVQGPLGRTVADVALGLSVLAGPDPRAPLSLPELGASFTRPVLEDLTGLRVAWAPDLGGRIPVDAAVRDALTGVPDLVLALGGELEQACPDLDEADEVFTVLRAWLFAASLGPVVDAHPALVKETIHGNVAAGRRLDGTDLARAEAAHTRLHVAVADFFTRYDVLLAPTTQVVPFDVDTEYPTVVDGTAQADYLGWMRSCTLISATGLPALSLPAGRTPEGLPVGLQVVGAHRADQQLLEVAHALEHGLGWEVSTR
- a CDS encoding FadR/GntR family transcriptional regulator, whose translation is MTAEEAGRRGLHPTSLVSSLADRLVTAIAVGAYSPGERLPPERELAERLGVSRVTLRQALGRVADLGLLDVRRGRSGGSFVAAVAWEDIAPEAARRTLEVELPRLVDLFDYRCMVEGMIARAAAERRTAEDVTMMRDAMAEFRRATSMIEARTWDRRLHGLIGAAARNPHLTLLSAHLTAAATLGFGSEPYEAGFVEQATHEHAALVGHVVRGDAEVAGRCAQAHFALTLETMRASLRRATANGS
- a CDS encoding proline iminopeptidase-family hydrolase, which codes for MATTRDPRFPDATTTGTVETRGGQTWYRVTGELGSSDRAPVVVLHGGPGVGHNYTLMMANLASDGRAVVHYDQIGCGGSTHLPDAPADFWTVDLFVEELRCVVDALGISDRFHLLGHSWGGMLGPEVVLADPTGIASLSICDSPASMGLWLEAAARLRDELPAAVAATLGTHEEAGTTDTAEYAGAMEVFYDRHVCRTVPNPTEVKDSFDQLAADPTVYHTMNGPSEFHVVGSLRDWTIVGRVGGIGVPTLVVSGAHDEAQPDTWAPYVEGIPDVRTHFFAESSHMPHVEEPEAFLDVVGSFLRQHD
- a CDS encoding Re/Si-specific NAD(P)(+) transhydrogenase subunit alpha, which translates into the protein MLIGVLKEARPGETRVAATPATVVQLQKLGYAVVVDAGAGEASTFTDAAYAQAGATTGDAALADVVLGVNAPSPDQLDRLRPGTTLVSLLSPALDAELVADLARRPITALAMDAVPRISRAQSMDVLSSMANIAGYRAVVEAAHVFGRFFTGQVTAAGKVPPAKVLVCGAGVAGLAAIGAVGAMGAVVHATDPRPEVADQVKSLGGQYLAVETPEVTDEGPGTGYAKEMGTDYAALAEALYAKTVPDMDIVITTALIPGRPAPSLLTAEMVASMKPGSVIVDMAAANGGNVAGTVKGEAVVTGNGVTIIGYTDLAGRLPAQASQLYGTNLLNLVKLMTPRGDGELVLDHEDVVQRTITVVRDGELMWPPPPVQVSAAPAAVSPAKAPVVAEPKVPASLARRLTVVTVAALVLGLLVAVAPPALLGPLTVFALAIVVGYYVIGKVHHALHTPLMSVTNAISGIVVVGAVLQIGSGSTLVTIVSFFAVLLASINVVGGFAVTRRMLAMFSRS
- a CDS encoding amidase — protein: MPVDPPDDAALDAVNQQYRLGLSGSDLESFAPMVTGLLASWDVVEELYAASVPTMAERTWTRPEAADNPYNAWYVKTSITGSGEGPLAGKTVAVKDNTAVAGVPMMNGSATIEGYTPLRDATIVSRVLAAGGTIVGKSACEDLCFSGGSHTSRTGAVRNPWDETRSAGGSSSGSAALVAAGIVDVATGGDQGGSIRIPSAYSGTVGHKPTWGLVPYTGAFPIEATIDHVGPITRTVADSALVLSVIAGPDGLDPRQPRDLVPVDYPAAITRGAEGLRIGVVAEGFAQANAEQGVNDAVRAAVDTLVGAGLSAEEVSIPWHLHGAKIWDVIAVEGPTAQMVDGNGYGMSWKGLYDPEVVEHYGSRWRADGSQFPETVKLVLLTGRYAMNRYQGKHYAMAQNLAIELRRAYDEALSRYDVLVMPTVPLQATLLPKPDAPREEVIPRALEMIANTCVTDVTGHPACSVPAGLVNGLPTGMMIIGNQHDDATVLRVAHTFEQAVGGFPTPTVSTP
- the pntB gene encoding Re/Si-specific NAD(P)(+) transhydrogenase subunit beta, which produces MTIQTAASAAYIVSALLFILALAGLSKHESATLGNGFGMIGMAVALVATVVLAIDRGLSGLGLGLLLLATAIGAAIGIARARSVEMTGMPELIALLHSFVGMAAVLVGWNGYLEVEAHPDGAEAAALDAIGTLGIHHGEVFIGVFIGAVTFTGSIVAYGKLSGRISSTPLVLPGKNLINVGALVAFVVLTAWFVVSPALWLLVAMTVVALALGWHLVASIGGGDMPVVVSMLNSYSGWAAAASGFLLENNLLIITGALVGSSGAYLSYIMCTAMNRSFFSVIAGGFGIVAAGGDDTDYGEHHEITAEGVAELLSDAERVIIAPGYGMAVAQAQHGVADLTRLLRARGVDVRFGIHPVAGRLPGHMNVLLAEAKVPYDIVLELDEINDDFAETDVVLVIGANDTVNPAAADDPTSPIAGMPVLTVWDAKHVVVFKRSMAPGYAGVQNPLFFRDNTSMIFGDAKDRVEDILRAQVPARVG